Proteins from one Athalia rosae chromosome 8, iyAthRosa1.1, whole genome shotgun sequence genomic window:
- the LOC105688155 gene encoding proton-coupled amino acid transporter-like protein pathetic, with the protein MVNPTEPAATELETFLPQDGSNMKDGALSAKYKVQVLPRDAEAPVLQNAGSKTYDPFAERQNDNPTTDCDTLTHLLKASLGTGILSMPYAFKSAGLIAGIFATVLVSIICTHCAYVLVKCGQKLYHRTRKPTMTFSEVTETAFATGPEWGRRFAPLMKYTIQVSLFVTYYGTCSVYAVIVAGNIKQVIDHYTGDPMNDRAMIAMLLLPLILLGWVPNLRYLAPVSMVANGFMAIGLGITFYYLIAGMQPITSDHLTVPIGDLPQFFSITIFAIEAIGVVMPLENNMKTPQHFLGLCGVLNKGMSGVTLIYILLGFLGFVAHGSNTQENIILNLSETEVLAQSVKILIALAVYCTFGLQFYVCYEIAWNAIKESFTKRPLIAQYILRTGLVTGCVLLAVAVPSISPFMGLIGAFCFSILGLVIPLLIEIVTCWDEGFGPGNWVLVKNVIICILGFVVLVFGSHSAIIQIIDLFSK; encoded by the exons ATG GTGAATCCAACCGAACCAGCAGCCACAGAGCTGGAAACTTTTCTGCCACAGGATGGCTCTAATATGAAAGATGGAGCGTTGAGTGCGAA gTACAAAGTGCAAGTATTACCGCGTGACGCAGAAGCTCCAGTGCTCCAAAATGCGGGAAGTAAAACTTACGATCCTTTCGCAGAACGCCAGAACGATAATCCTACCAc agacTGCGATACGTTGACCCATTTACTCAAGGCATCTCTTGGAACCGGTATCCTGAGTATGCCGTACGCCTTCAAAAGTGCAGGGCTGATAGCCGGTATATTCGCAACTGTCTTAGTCTCCATTATCTGCACACATTGCGCTTACGTTCTT GTGAAATGTGGTCAAAAATTATACCACAGGACTCGAAAACCGACGATGACATTCTCCGAGGTCACGGAAACCGCGTTCGCTACTGGACCGGAATGGGGAAGACGATTTGCTCCACTTATGAA aTACACGATACAAGTAAGTTTATTTGTAACGTATTACGGTACCTGCAGCGTTTACGCCGTAATCGTTGCCGGTAATATCAAACAAGTTATCGATCACTACACGGGCGACCCAATGAACGACCGTGCAATGATAGCCATGCTTTTGCTACCCCTAATCTTGCTGGGCTGGGTACCGAATCTGAGATATCTCGCCCCAGTTTCGATGGTCGCTAACGGTTTCATGGCAATAGGTCTCGGAATTACCTTCTACTACTTGATAGCGGGGATGCAACCGATCACGTCGGACCACTTGACGGTGCCGATAGGAGACCTACCCCAATTTTTCAGTATCACTATATTCGCCATAGAGGCAATAG GCGTGGTCATGCCCCTCGAGAACAACATGAAAACCCCGCAGCATTTCCTCGGACTTTGCGGTGTTCTGAACAAGGGTATGTCCGGAGTTACTCTGATCTACATTTTACTTGGATTTTTGGGATTCGTCGCTCACGGATCGAATACGCAAGAgaatattattttgaatttgtCCGAAACGGAAGT ACTTGCACAATCCGTAAAAATTCTCATCGCTCTCGCGGTTTATTGCACATTTGGACTGCAGTTCTACGTGTGCTACGAAATCGCGTGGAACGCCATCAAAGAATCTTTCACAAAGCGACCGCTGATCGCCCAATACATTTTGAGAACGGGATTGGTAACTGGCTGCG ttCTGCTGGCCGTTGCAGTGCCTTCGATTTCGCCATTCATGGGACTGATCGGTGCCTTCTGCTTTTCGATATTGGGTCTGGTAATTCCTTTGTTAATCGAGATAGTAACTTGCTGGGACGAGGGTTTCGGCCCCGGAAATTGGGTGCttgtaaaaaatgtaattatatGCATACTGGGATTCGTAGTTTTAGTATTCGGATCCCACAGCGCTATAATACAGATCATAGATTTGTTCAGTAAATAA